From Nitratidesulfovibrio vulgaris str. Hildenborough, a single genomic window includes:
- the htpG gene encoding molecular chaperone HtpG, whose product MATAPASHAFRTEVRKMLHIITHSLYTNREIFLRELVSNASDALDKLRFIRSRGDAVVAPDLAPGIDISVDKEARILTIADTGVGMTRQELMDNLGTIARSGSEQFVADLAAAENAKDADAASIIGRFGVGFYAVFMVADRVEVTSRSYIEGEAAHTWTSDGLGEFTVEEATGDIPQRGTVIKAHLREDAAEFLEKYRIEGILRKHSQFISFPIRVDGEQVNTTPALWREPKFSITDEQYADFYKHLTFDTEAPLRTLHVSVDAPVQFTGLVFVPPHGQEVFSMGRDRWGLDLYVRRVLIQRENKDLLPEYLGFLKGIVDTEDLPLNISRETLQENVVVRKIGQTLTKQVLADLARLAADDAEAYATFWRQHGKVFKLGYSDYANREKFAPLLRFNSSHHDDAQGLTSLDDYISRAREGQKEIWYIAAPGREAARLDPRVEVFRRKGLEVLYLLEPIDEFVLETLDSYSDFSFKAVEHADGEKLAQFEDTGPARDVTPLTEDEDAAFARLIERMKALLGDAVEDVRISHRLADSPACLVQPGGASTSSMDRLLRVLHKDESVPRKVFEVNRDHPILRNLLKVFTSDASDPLVEDTTRQLFATSLMLDGYLKDPHELAAMMHRLMEKSGDWYKAVRGL is encoded by the coding sequence ATGGCAACAGCACCCGCCTCGCACGCCTTCCGCACCGAAGTGCGGAAGATGCTGCACATCATCACCCACTCGCTCTACACCAACCGCGAGATATTCCTGCGCGAACTGGTCTCCAACGCCTCGGACGCACTCGACAAGCTGCGCTTCATCCGCAGCCGCGGCGATGCCGTCGTCGCCCCCGACCTCGCTCCCGGTATCGACATCTCCGTCGACAAGGAGGCACGCATCCTGACCATCGCCGATACCGGTGTCGGCATGACCAGACAGGAACTGATGGACAACCTCGGCACCATCGCCCGCTCAGGTTCGGAGCAGTTCGTCGCCGACCTCGCCGCGGCGGAGAACGCGAAGGATGCGGACGCGGCATCCATCATCGGTCGCTTCGGCGTGGGCTTCTACGCGGTCTTCATGGTCGCCGACCGGGTTGAGGTCACCTCGCGTTCATACATCGAAGGCGAAGCCGCGCACACATGGACGTCTGACGGGCTTGGGGAGTTCACCGTCGAAGAAGCCACGGGCGACATCCCGCAACGCGGCACCGTCATCAAGGCCCACCTGCGTGAGGATGCCGCGGAGTTCCTCGAAAAGTACCGTATCGAGGGCATCCTCCGTAAGCACTCGCAGTTCATCTCCTTCCCCATCCGGGTCGACGGCGAACAGGTCAACACCACGCCCGCCCTGTGGCGCGAGCCCAAGTTCTCCATCACCGACGAACAGTACGCCGACTTCTACAAGCATCTCACCTTCGACACCGAAGCGCCCCTTCGCACCCTGCATGTCAGTGTCGACGCTCCAGTGCAGTTCACAGGACTCGTCTTCGTACCACCGCACGGGCAGGAGGTGTTCTCCATGGGACGCGACCGGTGGGGGCTCGACCTCTACGTACGGCGTGTACTCATCCAGCGAGAGAACAAGGACCTGCTTCCGGAGTATCTCGGCTTCCTCAAGGGCATCGTCGACACCGAAGACCTTCCCCTCAACATCTCACGCGAGACGCTGCAAGAGAACGTCGTGGTGCGCAAGATAGGGCAGACGCTGACAAAGCAGGTGCTTGCAGACCTCGCCCGACTCGCCGCCGACGACGCAGAGGCCTATGCCACCTTCTGGCGGCAGCATGGCAAGGTGTTCAAGCTGGGCTACAGCGACTACGCCAACCGCGAGAAGTTCGCGCCGCTGCTGCGTTTCAACTCGTCGCATCATGACGACGCGCAAGGCCTCACATCGCTGGACGACTATATCTCCCGCGCCCGTGAAGGGCAGAAGGAGATATGGTACATCGCCGCGCCGGGGCGTGAAGCGGCCCGACTCGACCCGCGGGTGGAAGTCTTCCGCCGCAAGGGGCTTGAGGTCCTCTATCTCCTCGAACCCATCGACGAGTTCGTTCTGGAGACCCTTGACAGCTACAGCGATTTCTCGTTCAAGGCCGTCGAACACGCCGATGGAGAGAAGCTGGCCCAATTCGAGGATACCGGCCCGGCAAGGGACGTGACCCCGCTCACCGAAGACGAAGACGCCGCCTTCGCGAGACTCATCGAACGCATGAAGGCGCTTCTCGGTGATGCCGTCGAAGACGTACGCATCTCTCACCGCCTTGCCGACAGCCCTGCGTGCCTCGTACAACCCGGTGGTGCCTCCACGTCGTCCATGGACAGGCTTCTGCGGGTGCTGCACAAGGACGAGTCGGTGCCGCGCAAGGTGTTCGAGGTCAACCGCGACCATCCCATCCTGCGCAACCTGCTCAAGGTCTTCACCAGCGACGCATCCGACCCGCTTGTGGAAGACACGACCCGACAGTTGTTCGCCACCAGCCTCATGCTTGACGGCTACCTCAAGGACCCGCATGAACTTGCGGCCATGATGCATCGACTCATGGAGAAGTCCGGAGACTGGTACAAGGCGGTACGGGGCCTCTAA
- a CDS encoding GntR family transcriptional regulator encodes MQGITKQTYSHQITEYIKERILAGEFAPGDKVNEVLLASRLSISRAPIREALQLLVQEGLIVSTPQRGKSIATLTSKEIRNSYFTGGVLEGAAAASTIHMFTDDDFARLKAVVDSMADCVARDGDMDELATLDTAFHDVIFSRTDNQLLVELSRRACQGISKFLLFRYWRTAFTPEEVLRRHKVVLEAMLTRDPVFIESTIRNHYVDSGRRMARWGTDMMPHP; translated from the coding sequence ATGCAGGGCATCACCAAACAGACCTATTCGCACCAGATTACCGAATATATCAAGGAGCGCATCCTCGCTGGCGAATTCGCACCGGGTGACAAGGTCAACGAAGTGCTTCTCGCCTCGCGCCTTTCAATCAGCCGTGCGCCCATCCGTGAAGCGTTACAACTCCTCGTACAGGAAGGCCTCATCGTTTCCACACCACAGCGCGGCAAGTCCATCGCCACGTTGACATCGAAAGAGATACGCAACAGCTATTTCACGGGTGGTGTGCTGGAAGGGGCTGCGGCTGCCTCCACCATCCACATGTTTACGGATGACGACTTCGCCAGACTCAAGGCCGTTGTCGACAGCATGGCAGACTGTGTGGCCCGTGATGGTGACATGGACGAACTTGCGACACTCGACACGGCCTTCCACGACGTCATCTTTTCGCGCACGGACAACCAGCTTCTGGTCGAACTTTCGCGTCGCGCCTGTCAGGGCATCTCCAAATTCCTGCTGTTCCGTTACTGGCGCACGGCATTCACCCCTGAAGAGGTTCTCCGGCGTCACAAGGTCGTACTCGAGGCCATGCTCACACGCGACCCGGTGTTCATCGAAAGCACCATCCGCAACCACTATGTGGACTCTGGCAGGCGAATGGCCCGCTGGGGTACGGACATGATGCCCCATCCTTGA
- a CDS encoding Na+/H+ antiporter NhaC family protein — protein sequence MEKRLEMHGGILGGLVPLITLVGGLVWLSVAERGGTKPFWACAWIAITLGLFFARNKADYCKAAMRGIGDKTGIVIVTAWLFAGVFGKLMVAGGLVDGLLWMGMTTGAQGAVFTLMVFVAAMLFALGTGTSTGTCIALTPVLYPAGHFLGADPAMLGLAILSGAAFGDNLAPISDTTIVSAYTQGATMRDVVRSRFPLAMAAATIAAGVFLVFGGGGALQPLPEIQARMNPLGAFMLLALVVVVAAALSGRHIIESLIYGNVSAAVIGMVTGNLTLQTLFSIPAKRGISTGIIEDGINSVVGAIIFAILILAVTQILVETGIMKRILNAAEGAIVRSVRQAEFFIIGVTVVASVPISANAPAELLVGPSLVRPVGEKFDLAPARRANLMDCAVCTVFFMLPWHIVVAAWYAAVVSAGEAYGISVPPISAALYNPYSWALLAVLVFSAYTGWNRKLGGNAEPLSEAA from the coding sequence ATGGAAAAGCGCCTTGAAATGCACGGTGGCATACTGGGGGGACTCGTTCCGCTCATCACGCTCGTTGGTGGGCTTGTATGGCTGTCCGTAGCGGAGCGTGGAGGCACGAAACCCTTCTGGGCGTGTGCATGGATTGCCATAACACTGGGGCTGTTCTTTGCCCGCAACAAAGCCGATTACTGCAAGGCCGCCATGCGTGGCATCGGCGACAAGACTGGTATCGTCATCGTCACTGCGTGGCTTTTCGCCGGAGTGTTCGGCAAGCTCATGGTCGCAGGGGGGCTTGTGGACGGCCTGCTCTGGATGGGCATGACCACAGGCGCACAGGGTGCCGTATTCACACTCATGGTGTTCGTGGCCGCCATGCTCTTTGCCCTTGGCACCGGTACGAGTACGGGCACCTGCATAGCCCTGACTCCGGTTCTCTATCCTGCCGGGCACTTCCTCGGGGCAGACCCGGCCATGCTGGGCCTCGCCATTCTGTCGGGGGCGGCGTTCGGCGACAACCTCGCACCCATCTCCGACACCACCATCGTCTCCGCCTACACACAAGGGGCGACGATGCGTGATGTTGTCCGCAGCCGCTTCCCGCTTGCCATGGCAGCCGCCACCATCGCGGCTGGCGTGTTCCTCGTCTTCGGGGGGGGCGGAGCACTGCAACCCCTGCCCGAGATACAGGCACGCATGAACCCGCTGGGTGCGTTCATGCTGCTTGCCCTTGTCGTCGTCGTGGCCGCGGCCCTGTCAGGGCGGCATATCATCGAGTCACTCATCTACGGCAACGTGAGTGCTGCCGTCATCGGCATGGTCACGGGCAACCTGACGCTTCAGACGTTGTTCAGCATACCTGCCAAGCGCGGCATTTCCACCGGCATCATCGAAGATGGCATCAACAGTGTCGTGGGTGCCATCATCTTCGCCATCCTCATCCTCGCCGTGACGCAGATACTCGTCGAGACAGGCATCATGAAGCGCATCCTCAACGCCGCAGAGGGAGCCATCGTGCGCTCTGTCAGGCAGGCGGAGTTCTTCATCATCGGCGTCACCGTCGTCGCCTCCGTTCCGATATCGGCCAACGCGCCTGCGGAACTTCTCGTGGGTCCCTCGCTCGTGCGCCCTGTCGGCGAGAAGTTCGACCTGGCCCCTGCGCGCAGGGCCAACCTCATGGACTGCGCCGTCTGCACCGTGTTCTTCATGCTGCCGTGGCATATTGTCGTCGCGGCATGGTACGCCGCCGTGGTGAGTGCGGGTGAAGCCTACGGCATCAGCGTTCCCCCCATCAGTGCCGCCCTGTACAACCCGTATTCATGGGCACTGCTCGCCGTACTGGTCTTCTCGGCCTACACGGGCTGGAACCGCAAGCTCGGTGGCAATGCCGAACCCCTCTCGGAAGCGGCCTAG
- the cuyA gene encoding D-cysteate sulfo-lyase — MNLAVFPRRGYVKDPTPIESCPAFSKALGGKVNIFIKRDDLLPGCAGGNKTRKLDFCMADALAKGADTIITCGAVQSNHCRLTLSWAVKEGLDCHLVLEERVKGSYKPEASGNNFLFKLMGVKSITVVPGGSNMMGEMEALAARLKEAGRTPYIIPGGASNPIGATGYVSCAQETLQQLFDMGLKVDHMVVPSGSAGTHAGIVVGMVGNNANIPVSGINVSRTKADQEALVRKLARETAQRVGMSGEFPDEAVTCFDGYVGPGYSLPTESMVEAVRLLAQTEGILLDPVYSGKAMAGLVDLVRSGYFAEGSNVLFLHTGGSPALYAYLDTFK; from the coding sequence ATGAATCTCGCTGTTTTTCCCAGACGTGGCTATGTCAAGGACCCCACCCCCATCGAATCGTGTCCGGCTTTTTCGAAGGCTCTGGGCGGCAAGGTCAACATCTTCATCAAGCGTGATGACCTGCTGCCCGGCTGCGCCGGGGGCAACAAGACCCGCAAGCTGGACTTCTGCATGGCGGATGCCCTCGCCAAGGGCGCTGACACCATCATCACCTGCGGGGCCGTGCAGTCCAACCATTGCCGCCTGACCCTGTCGTGGGCTGTCAAGGAAGGGCTCGACTGCCATCTCGTCCTTGAGGAGCGTGTCAAGGGCAGCTACAAGCCCGAAGCTTCGGGCAACAACTTCCTGTTCAAGCTCATGGGTGTGAAGAGCATCACCGTCGTGCCCGGCGGTTCCAACATGATGGGGGAAATGGAAGCACTCGCTGCACGCCTCAAGGAAGCAGGGCGTACTCCCTACATCATCCCCGGTGGAGCATCGAACCCCATCGGGGCCACCGGCTATGTCTCTTGCGCGCAGGAGACCCTCCAGCAACTCTTCGACATGGGACTCAAGGTGGATCACATGGTGGTTCCCAGCGGTAGCGCCGGGACCCATGCCGGCATCGTCGTCGGCATGGTGGGCAACAACGCCAACATCCCTGTCTCCGGCATCAACGTGAGCCGCACCAAGGCCGACCAGGAGGCACTGGTGCGCAAGCTGGCCCGCGAGACGGCGCAGCGCGTGGGCATGAGTGGCGAGTTCCCCGATGAAGCGGTGACCTGCTTTGACGGTTATGTGGGCCCCGGCTATTCGCTGCCCACCGAGAGCATGGTCGAAGCCGTGCGTCTTCTGGCCCAGACCGAAGGCATACTGCTCGACCCGGTGTACTCGGGCAAGGCCATGGCCGGTCTTGTGGACCTCGTGCGTAGCGGCTACTTTGCCGAAGGTTCGAATGTGCTTTTCCTGCACACCGGTGGATCGCCAGCGCTTTACGCCTACCTCGATACGTTCAAGTAA